A single Pseudomonas putida DNA region contains:
- a CDS encoding flavin reductase family protein — translation MIEPGIYKDVMGSFPSGVTVVTTLDADGGIVGITASAFSALSIDPALVLFCPNYASDTYPILRDSKQFAIHLLSADQTAEAYAFAGKGKDKAKGVEWQLSALGNPLLTKATAIIECELWREYDGGDHAIIVGAVKNLVLPAEPVTPMVYHKGKLGALPPLG, via the coding sequence ATGATCGAACCAGGCATCTACAAAGACGTGATGGGCTCGTTCCCGTCCGGCGTCACCGTGGTCACCACCCTGGACGCCGACGGTGGCATCGTCGGCATCACCGCCAGCGCGTTCAGCGCGCTGTCGATCGACCCGGCGCTGGTGCTGTTCTGCCCCAACTACGCTTCGGACACCTACCCGATCCTGCGGGACAGCAAGCAGTTCGCCATTCACCTGCTGTCTGCCGACCAGACCGCCGAGGCCTATGCCTTTGCCGGCAAGGGCAAGGACAAGGCCAAAGGTGTCGAGTGGCAGCTGAGCGCGCTGGGCAACCCGCTGCTGACCAAGGCCACGGCGATCATCGAGTGCGAACTGTGGCGCGAATACGACGGCGGTGACCACGCGATCATCGTCGGCGCGGTGAAGAACCTGGTGCTGCCGGCCGAGCCGGTGACACCGATGGTCTACCACAAAGGCAAGCTGGGCGCCCTGCCGCCCCTGGGCTGA
- a CDS encoding alpha/beta fold hydrolase: MIQPVAERTPAGTSYLSVGQGQPVVLIHGVGLNKEMWGGQIVGLANDYRVIAYDMLGHGQSALPAADTGLEGYAAQLAELLDHLQLQQAIVIGFSMGGLVARAFALNYPQRLAALVVLNSVFNRTPEQSAGVIARAAQAAQLGPDANVDAALDRWFSREYKAANPAQVAAIRQVLANNDPQGYHTTYSLFATQDMYRADDLGSIQVPTLIATGELDSGSTPTMTRQLAASIPGAQSVVLAEQRHMMPVEAPREVNKMLLDFLAQARTLTESAKGIVA; encoded by the coding sequence ATGATTCAGCCTGTCGCTGAACGTACACCTGCCGGCACCAGCTACCTGTCCGTCGGCCAGGGCCAACCCGTGGTGCTGATCCACGGTGTAGGCCTGAACAAGGAAATGTGGGGCGGTCAGATCGTTGGCCTGGCCAACGACTACCGCGTCATCGCCTACGACATGCTCGGCCACGGCCAGAGCGCGTTGCCGGCCGCCGACACCGGCCTGGAAGGCTACGCCGCCCAGCTCGCCGAACTGCTCGACCACTTGCAGCTTCAACAAGCCATCGTGATCGGCTTTTCCATGGGTGGCCTGGTCGCCCGTGCCTTTGCCCTCAACTACCCGCAGCGCCTGGCTGCCCTGGTAGTGCTCAACAGCGTGTTCAACCGCACCCCCGAGCAGAGTGCCGGCGTCATCGCCCGCGCAGCCCAGGCTGCGCAGCTCGGCCCCGACGCCAACGTCGACGCCGCGCTCGACCGCTGGTTCAGCCGTGAATACAAGGCTGCCAACCCGGCGCAGGTCGCCGCCATTCGCCAAGTGCTGGCGAACAACGACCCGCAGGGCTACCACACCACTTATTCGCTGTTCGCCACCCAGGACATGTACCGCGCAGACGACCTGGGCAGCATCCAGGTGCCGACGCTGATCGCCACCGGCGAACTCGACTCGGGCTCCACCCCGACCATGACCCGCCAGCTCGCTGCCAGCATCCCTGGTGCGCAAAGCGTGGTCCTGGCCGAGCAACGGCATATGATGCCTGTGGAAGCACCGCGTGAAGTCAACAAGATGCTCCTGGACTTCCTCGCCCAAGCCCGCACCCTCACCGAATCCGCCAAGGGGATTGTTGCATGA
- a CDS encoding LLM class flavin-dependent oxidoreductase: MKFSLFVHMERWDEQVSHRQLFEDLTELTLMAEHGGFSTVWIGEHHAMEYTISPSPMPLLAYLAARTEKIRLGAGTIIAPFWNPIRVAGECALLDVISNGRMEVGLARGAYQFEFDRMAGGMPATDGGKALREMVPVVRKLWEGDYAHDGEVYKFPTSTSVPKPFNATPPMWIAARDPDSHNFAVANGCNVMVTPLMKGDEEVLDLKNKFQAALDNNPDVPRPQLMVLRHTHVHSPSEPEGWKIGAQAISRFYRTFDAWFGNKTTPVNGFLEPSPESKFAEVPAFQLENIRKNTMIGTPEEIIARIKYYQELGVDEFSFWCDNSLPHAEKKKSLELFIKEVVPAFA, translated from the coding sequence ATGAAATTTTCGTTGTTCGTGCACATGGAACGTTGGGATGAACAGGTCAGCCACCGCCAGCTGTTCGAAGACCTGACCGAACTGACCCTGATGGCCGAGCACGGCGGTTTCAGCACCGTGTGGATCGGCGAACACCACGCCATGGAATACACCATCTCGCCAAGCCCGATGCCGCTGCTGGCCTACCTGGCCGCACGCACCGAGAAGATCCGCCTGGGTGCCGGCACCATCATCGCGCCGTTCTGGAACCCGATCCGCGTCGCCGGCGAATGCGCCCTGCTCGACGTGATCAGCAACGGCCGCATGGAAGTGGGCCTGGCCCGTGGCGCCTACCAGTTCGAGTTCGACCGCATGGCAGGTGGCATGCCGGCCACCGACGGCGGCAAGGCCCTGCGCGAAATGGTCCCGGTGGTGCGCAAGCTGTGGGAAGGCGACTACGCCCATGACGGCGAAGTCTACAAGTTCCCCACCTCCACCAGCGTGCCAAAACCGTTCAACGCCACCCCGCCGATGTGGATCGCCGCCCGCGACCCGGACTCGCACAACTTCGCCGTGGCCAATGGCTGCAACGTCATGGTCACCCCACTGATGAAGGGCGACGAGGAAGTGCTGGACCTGAAGAACAAGTTCCAGGCCGCCCTGGACAACAACCCGGACGTGCCGCGCCCGCAACTGATGGTGCTGCGCCACACCCACGTGCACAGCCCGTCGGAGCCGGAAGGCTGGAAAATCGGCGCCCAGGCCATCTCGCGCTTCTACCGCACCTTCGATGCCTGGTTCGGCAACAAGACTACCCCGGTCAACGGCTTCCTCGAGCCGAGCCCTGAGTCTAAGTTCGCCGAAGTACCGGCGTTCCAGCTGGAGAACATCCGCAAGAACACCATGATCGGCACGCCGGAAGAGATCATCGCCCGTATCAAGTACTACCAGGAGCTCGGTGTCGACGAGTTCAGCTTCTGGTGCGACAACAGCCTGCCCCACGCCGAGAAGAAGAAGTCGCTCGAGCTGTTCATCAAGGAAGTGGTACCGGCGTTCGCCTGA
- a CDS encoding ATP-binding protein: MAKWLDGGGQMAERIRNHDWAATPLGPLDQWPDALKTTVALCLASRFPQAILWGPALLTLHNDAFIPILGQKPLALGKPFSEVWQEAWADIGMMADRAMAGEAVYIEDFPLTINRNGGPERAYFTFCYSPIRGHDGEVLGMLDTVTETTSSVVTNQRLNFLDNLGRAVTEATDPDQILAITTGMLVEHLKLSSCAYAVMEPDQDGFTICGDAVAPGSPRLVGHYHLHDFGQLAVSRLRSGLPLVINDNLRELAADEAATFQAIGITATICMPLIKGGRLTALMAIHDRVPRVWTDYEQALISEVTERCWAHIQRVQANAEVREAMAALEALNATLEHRVEERTTQLLHTEAVLRQTQKLEAIGQLTGGVAHDFNNLLTIIRSSLHFLQRPNLDGERRERYLKTMADSVDRGAKLTGQLLAFARRQALSPQVFEAGPRLEAMADMLDTATGARVQVELQLPQAPCHIRADLSQLETAVINLMLNGRDAMAGEGTLRLRLLADQHMPGQPGVFAAISVTDSGVGIAPELLERIFDPFFTTKAPGEGTGLGLSQVFGFAKQSGGDVKVSSIQGQGTSFTLYLPQEPAPAAQLPGDADSGTQAQPVGERRRILVVEDNPDVGSFTAQILHDHGYHISWACSAEEALAQLNGPNGNFDAVFSDVVMPGIGGLALARELRKQRPQLPVILTSGYSEAIAEGGHQGFAFLAKPYSAEQVCQMLGKVLGA, from the coding sequence ATGGCAAAATGGCTAGACGGCGGCGGGCAGATGGCCGAGCGCATCCGCAACCATGACTGGGCAGCTACCCCCCTGGGCCCGCTTGATCAATGGCCCGACGCCCTGAAAACCACGGTGGCCCTGTGCCTGGCCTCGCGCTTCCCGCAGGCCATACTCTGGGGCCCGGCCCTGCTCACCCTGCACAACGACGCGTTCATCCCGATCCTTGGGCAAAAGCCCTTGGCCCTGGGCAAACCCTTTAGCGAAGTGTGGCAGGAAGCCTGGGCCGACATCGGCATGATGGCCGACCGCGCCATGGCCGGCGAGGCCGTGTACATCGAAGACTTCCCGCTGACAATCAACCGCAACGGTGGCCCCGAGCGTGCCTACTTCACCTTCTGCTACAGCCCCATTCGCGGCCATGATGGCGAGGTATTGGGCATGCTCGACACGGTCACCGAAACCACCTCAAGCGTGGTCACCAACCAGCGCCTGAACTTTCTCGACAACCTCGGCCGCGCCGTGACCGAAGCCACCGATCCGGACCAGATCTTGGCCATCACCACGGGCATGCTGGTCGAGCATCTTAAGCTGTCGAGCTGCGCCTATGCGGTAATGGAGCCAGACCAGGACGGCTTCACCATCTGCGGCGATGCGGTGGCGCCCGGCTCCCCCCGCCTGGTCGGCCACTATCACCTGCATGACTTTGGCCAGTTGGCAGTAAGCCGGCTACGCAGCGGCCTGCCCCTGGTAATCAATGACAATCTGCGCGAACTGGCCGCTGACGAGGCGGCGACATTTCAGGCCATAGGCATCACTGCCACCATCTGCATGCCGCTGATCAAAGGCGGCAGGCTGACCGCGCTGATGGCCATCCACGATCGTGTGCCACGGGTGTGGACTGACTATGAACAAGCGCTGATCAGCGAAGTGACCGAACGGTGCTGGGCGCATATCCAGCGGGTTCAGGCCAATGCCGAAGTGCGCGAGGCGATGGCGGCGCTGGAGGCACTCAACGCCACCCTGGAACACCGGGTCGAAGAGCGCACCACCCAGCTGCTGCATACCGAAGCTGTGCTGCGCCAGACCCAGAAGCTCGAAGCCATCGGCCAGTTGACCGGCGGTGTGGCCCACGACTTCAACAACCTGCTGACCATCATCCGCTCGTCGCTGCACTTCCTGCAGCGCCCCAACCTCGATGGCGAGCGGCGCGAGCGCTACCTCAAGACCATGGCCGACTCGGTCGACCGCGGCGCCAAGCTCACCGGCCAACTGCTCGCCTTCGCCCGGCGCCAGGCGCTCAGCCCGCAGGTGTTCGAAGCCGGACCACGGCTGGAGGCCATGGCCGACATGCTCGATACCGCCACCGGGGCGCGGGTTCAGGTGGAGCTGCAACTGCCCCAGGCGCCTTGCCATATCCGCGCCGACCTCAGCCAGCTGGAAACGGCGGTGATCAACCTGATGCTCAACGGCCGCGATGCCATGGCCGGGGAAGGTACGCTGCGCCTGCGCCTGCTGGCCGACCAGCACATGCCCGGGCAACCCGGTGTGTTTGCCGCAATCTCGGTAACCGACAGCGGCGTCGGCATCGCCCCCGAGCTGCTGGAGCGCATCTTCGACCCGTTCTTCACCACCAAGGCGCCTGGCGAGGGTACCGGCCTGGGCCTGTCCCAGGTGTTCGGTTTCGCCAAGCAGTCGGGGGGCGACGTCAAGGTCAGCAGCATACAGGGCCAGGGCACCAGCTTTACCCTGTACCTGCCGCAAGAGCCCGCGCCGGCCGCGCAGCTGCCGGGCGATGCAGATAGCGGCACACAGGCCCAACCGGTGGGCGAGCGGCGGCGCATCCTGGTGGTCGAAGACAACCCCGATGTCGGCAGCTTTACCGCGCAGATTCTCCATGACCATGGCTACCACATCAGCTGGGCCTGCTCGGCCGAAGAGGCACTGGCCCAGCTGAACGGGCCGAATGGCAATTTCGACGCGGTGTTTTCCGACGTGGTCATGCCAGGGATAGGTGGGCTGGCCTTGGCCAGGGAATTGCGCAAGCAGCGCCCGCAGCTGCCGGTGATATTGACCTCGGGCTACAGCGAGGCGATTGCCGAGGGCGGGCACCAGGGTTTCGCCTTCCTGGCCAAGCCCTATTCTGCGGAGCAGGTGTGCCAGATGCTTGGCAAAGTACTCGGCGCTTGA
- a CDS encoding carboxymuconolactone decarboxylase family protein, with translation MSNEKYDKGLQIRTQVLGEEYVNRSIQNADEFTKPLQELVTEYCWGHVWGREGLSLKERSMINLAMISALNRPHELKLHIRGALRNGLSREQIREILLQVGIYCGVPAAVDSFRLAREAFAEADAESTR, from the coding sequence ATGAGCAACGAAAAGTACGACAAAGGCCTGCAGATCCGCACCCAGGTGCTGGGCGAGGAATACGTCAACCGCTCGATCCAGAATGCCGACGAGTTCACCAAGCCGCTGCAGGAGCTGGTCACCGAGTATTGCTGGGGGCACGTCTGGGGCCGCGAAGGCCTCTCGCTGAAAGAGCGCAGCATGATAAACTTGGCCATGATTTCCGCGCTCAACCGGCCCCACGAGCTCAAGCTGCATATTCGCGGCGCATTGCGTAATGGCCTGAGCCGTGAACAGATTCGCGAGATCCTGCTCCAGGTCGGCATTTATTGCGGCGTGCCCGCGGCGGTGGACAGTTTCCGCCTGGCCCGTGAAGCGTTCGCTGAAGCCGATGCGGAGTCAACCCGTTAA
- a CDS encoding NUDIX hydrolase, whose product MPNAPRYCPHCTTELARGIPTGDTHERLHCTGCGYIHYINPKIIAGCIIERDGKYLLCQRAIPPRPGTWTLPAGFMEAGETTEQAALREVWEESGVRADIVSPYSIFSVPKISEVYIIFRAIATEETGQYGPETLAYKFFAPHEIPWDEIYYPAIRQILERYILERQAGVYGIYMGNDDTGKVHFMR is encoded by the coding sequence ATGCCCAACGCCCCGCGCTACTGCCCGCATTGCACCACGGAACTGGCCCGGGGCATTCCCACAGGCGACACCCACGAGCGCCTGCACTGCACCGGCTGCGGTTACATTCACTACATCAACCCGAAGATCATCGCCGGCTGCATCATCGAGCGCGATGGCAAGTACCTGTTGTGCCAGCGCGCCATCCCGCCGCGCCCCGGCACCTGGACCTTGCCGGCAGGCTTCATGGAAGCCGGCGAGACCACCGAGCAGGCGGCGCTGCGCGAAGTGTGGGAAGAAAGCGGCGTGCGCGCCGACATCGTCTCGCCCTACTCGATCTTCAGCGTGCCGAAAATCAGCGAGGTGTACATCATCTTCCGCGCCATCGCCACCGAAGAGACCGGGCAGTACGGGCCGGAAACGCTGGCGTACAAATTCTTCGCGCCGCACGAGATACCCTGGGATGAAATCTACTACCCGGCGATCCGGCAGATTCTCGAGCGCTACATCCTCGAGCGCCAGGCCGGGGTGTATGGCATTTATATGGGTAACGACGACACAGGCAAGGTGCACTTCATGCGCTGA
- a CDS encoding aldehyde dehydrogenase produces MTLVRFQMCIDGQWLDAQSGKTFDSLNPATAQAWAQLPDADEADVELAVQAAQRAFDSKAWRSITATARGKLLRRLGDLIAENKEHLAQLESRDNGKLIRETRGQVGYLPEFFHYTAGLADKLEGGTLPLDKPDLFAYTVHEPIGVVAGIIPWNSPLYLTAIKLAPALAAGNTIVLKPSEHASATILELARLALEAGFPAGVVNVVTGYGPSTGAALTRHPLVRKIAFTGGAATARHVVRSSAENFAKLSLELGGKSPNIIFADADLDSAINGAVAGIYAASGQSCVAGSRLLVQDEIFDEFVERLIARAKRIRIGNPQDDASEMGPMATAQQLAVVEGLVAAAKAEGAKLHMGGKRAEVEGEGWFYEPTLFECDSNSMTIMQEEVFGPVAAVIRFKTEEEALAIANDSQFGLAAGIWTRDLGRAHRLARDVRSGIIWVNTYRAVSAMAPIGGFKNSGYGRESGIDSVLAYTELKTVWINLSTAPMPDPFVMR; encoded by the coding sequence ATGACCCTCGTTCGTTTCCAGATGTGCATCGACGGCCAATGGCTCGATGCCCAGAGCGGCAAGACCTTCGACAGCCTCAACCCGGCCACCGCCCAGGCCTGGGCGCAACTGCCCGACGCCGACGAAGCCGATGTCGAGCTGGCCGTACAGGCCGCCCAGCGTGCCTTCGACAGCAAGGCCTGGCGCAGCATCACCGCCACCGCGCGTGGCAAGCTGCTGCGTCGCCTGGGTGACCTGATCGCCGAGAACAAGGAACACCTGGCCCAGCTGGAAAGCCGTGACAACGGCAAGCTGATCCGCGAAACCCGCGGCCAGGTCGGTTACCTGCCGGAGTTCTTCCACTACACCGCAGGCCTGGCCGACAAGCTCGAAGGCGGCACCCTGCCGCTGGACAAGCCGGACCTGTTCGCCTACACCGTGCACGAACCCATCGGCGTGGTGGCCGGGATCATCCCGTGGAACAGCCCGCTGTACCTGACCGCGATCAAGCTGGCCCCGGCGCTGGCCGCCGGCAACACCATCGTGCTCAAACCGTCCGAGCACGCTTCGGCGACCATCCTGGAGCTGGCCCGCCTGGCCCTGGAAGCCGGCTTCCCGGCCGGTGTGGTCAACGTGGTCACCGGCTACGGCCCAAGCACCGGTGCGGCGCTGACCCGCCACCCGCTGGTGCGCAAGATCGCCTTCACCGGCGGTGCCGCCACTGCCCGCCACGTGGTGCGCAGCAGCGCCGAGAACTTCGCCAAGCTGTCGCTGGAGCTGGGCGGCAAGTCGCCGAACATCATCTTCGCCGACGCCGACCTGGACAGCGCCATCAACGGCGCCGTGGCCGGCATCTATGCCGCCTCCGGCCAGAGCTGCGTGGCCGGTTCGCGCCTGCTGGTACAGGACGAGATCTTCGACGAGTTCGTCGAGCGCCTGATCGCCCGCGCCAAGCGCATCCGCATCGGCAACCCGCAGGACGATGCCAGCGAAATGGGCCCGATGGCCACCGCCCAGCAACTGGCCGTGGTCGAAGGCCTGGTCGCTGCGGCCAAGGCCGAAGGCGCCAAGCTGCACATGGGCGGCAAGCGAGCCGAAGTCGAAGGTGAAGGCTGGTTCTACGAGCCGACCCTGTTCGAGTGCGACAGCAACTCGATGACCATCATGCAGGAAGAGGTGTTCGGCCCGGTCGCCGCCGTGATCCGCTTCAAGACCGAGGAAGAGGCCCTGGCCATCGCCAACGACTCGCAGTTCGGCCTCGCCGCCGGTATCTGGACCCGCGACCTGGGCCGTGCCCACCGCCTGGCCCGCGACGTGCGTTCGGGGATCATCTGGGTCAACACCTACCGCGCCGTGTCGGCCATGGCGCCGATCGGCGGCTTCAAGAACAGCGGCTACGGCCGCGAGAGCGGCATCGATTCGGTGCTGGCCTATACCGAGCTGAAGACCGTGTGGATCAACCTGTCCACCGCGCCGATGCCCGACCCGTTTGTGATGCGCTAA
- a CDS encoding amino acid synthesis family protein: MSFEIRKIVTYSEETRIEGGKATDKPVTMVGLAVVIKNPWAGRGFVEDLKPEIRANCSELGALMVERLTAAIGGADKIEAYGKAAVVGADGEIEHASAVIHTLRFGNHYREAVQAKSYLSFTNKRGGPGTSIQIPMMQKDDEGLRSHYITLEMQIEDAPRADEIVVVLGAADGGRLHPRIGNRYIDLEELAAEKANAQ; the protein is encoded by the coding sequence ATGAGTTTCGAAATCCGCAAGATCGTCACCTACTCCGAAGAGACCCGCATCGAAGGCGGCAAGGCCACCGACAAGCCGGTGACCATGGTCGGCCTGGCCGTGGTGATCAAGAACCCATGGGCCGGTCGCGGTTTCGTTGAAGATCTGAAGCCGGAAATCCGCGCCAACTGCTCGGAGCTCGGTGCCCTGATGGTCGAGCGCCTGACCGCTGCCATCGGCGGTGCCGACAAGATCGAAGCCTACGGTAAAGCGGCTGTGGTCGGCGCCGATGGCGAGATCGAGCACGCCTCGGCGGTGATCCACACCCTGCGCTTCGGCAACCACTACCGCGAAGCGGTACAGGCCAAGAGCTACCTGAGCTTCACCAACAAGCGCGGCGGCCCAGGCACCTCGATCCAGATCCCGATGATGCAGAAGGACGACGAAGGCCTGCGTTCGCACTACATCACCCTGGAAATGCAGATCGAAGACGCCCCACGCGCCGATGAAATCGTCGTGGTCCTGGGCGCAGCCGACGGTGGCCGCCTGCACCCGCGCATCGGCAACCGCTACATCGACCTGGAAGAACTGGCTGCCGAAAAAGCCAACGCTCAATAA
- a CDS encoding flavin reductase family protein, with protein MIDATLYKNVMGSFPSGVTVITTLDDDGSVVGLTASAFSSLSMDPPLVLFCPNYTSDSYPVLIKQKRFAIHLLSGEQQAEAYAFAKKGKDKASGIEWSLSALGNPILAGATAVIECELWREYEGGDHAIMVGKVHNLIVPEEAPRPMVYCRGKMASLPAFA; from the coding sequence ATGATCGACGCAACCCTCTACAAGAACGTCATGGGCTCCTTCCCGTCCGGCGTTACCGTCATCACCACCCTGGACGACGACGGCTCGGTCGTCGGCCTGACCGCCAGCGCCTTCTCCTCCCTGTCGATGGACCCACCGCTGGTGCTGTTCTGCCCCAACTACACCTCCGACTCCTACCCGGTGCTGATCAAGCAGAAGCGCTTCGCCATTCACCTGCTCTCCGGTGAACAGCAGGCCGAAGCCTACGCGTTCGCCAAGAAAGGCAAGGACAAGGCCAGTGGCATCGAGTGGAGCCTGAGCGCACTGGGCAACCCGATCCTGGCCGGCGCCACCGCCGTCATCGAGTGCGAACTGTGGCGCGAATATGAAGGTGGCGACCACGCCATCATGGTCGGCAAGGTACACAACCTGATCGTCCCCGAGGAAGCCCCCCGGCCGATGGTCTACTGCCGCGGCAAGATGGCCAGCCTGCCAGCCTTTGCCTGA
- a CDS encoding GntR family transcriptional regulator, whose protein sequence is MKRQPLDDSFKVNRNPVTLREIVLDKLRGAIMNFHLLPGDRLVERDLCDRLGVSRTSVREALRHLESEGLVEFADAKGPRVAIITLEDARDIYELRCVLEGLIVQLFTLNAKAKDIRALERALEVNREALEEGELQQVLDSVQGFYDVLLEGSGNQVAAQQLRQLQARISYLRATSVSQENRRGASNREMEKIVEAIKGGDPLVAHQASVDHVRAAAKVALDYLRQKQDDNTKVRDMVEPLALKDPRI, encoded by the coding sequence ATGAAACGCCAGCCCCTCGACGACAGCTTCAAGGTCAACCGCAACCCCGTTACCCTGCGCGAAATCGTGCTCGACAAGCTGCGCGGTGCGATCATGAACTTCCACCTGCTGCCGGGTGACCGCCTGGTCGAGCGCGACCTCTGCGACCGCCTCGGCGTCAGCCGCACCTCGGTGCGTGAAGCCCTGCGCCACCTGGAATCCGAAGGCCTGGTGGAATTCGCCGACGCCAAGGGCCCGCGCGTGGCCATCATCACCCTGGAAGACGCCCGCGATATCTACGAGCTGCGTTGCGTGCTCGAAGGCCTGATCGTGCAGCTGTTCACCCTCAACGCCAAGGCCAAGGACATCCGTGCCCTGGAGCGCGCCCTCGAGGTCAACCGCGAAGCCCTGGAAGAAGGCGAGCTGCAGCAGGTGCTGGACTCGGTGCAAGGCTTCTACGACGTGCTCCTGGAAGGCTCCGGCAACCAGGTCGCAGCGCAGCAGCTGCGCCAGTTGCAGGCACGCATCAGCTACTTGCGCGCCACCTCGGTATCGCAAGAAAACCGCCGCGGTGCCAGCAACCGCGAGATGGAAAAGATCGTCGAGGCGATCAAGGGCGGCGACCCGCTGGTGGCTCACCAGGCCTCGGTCGACCATGTACGCGCCGCCGCCAAGGTAGCCCTGGACTACCTGCGCCAGAAACAGGACGACAACACCAAGGTGCGCGACATGGTCGAACCCTTGGCCCTGAAGGACCCACGTATATAA